The nucleotide window TACAGGAATCGTTAACCAAAATTGTTgaaaaaaactcataaacaCAAACATGACTCTTCTAACAAACCCTGAGATTAGTTAAGCTACTACAGTCATGGTGTCTTTGGAAGTCTTGACTTGAGAGTTTTCATCATTTTGCTCTGGCTTTGTTGTTTCTTGGGTCTCGCCAACAGTCTTGTAGACAAGAACTGGTTCTGTGTTGTGTCCATTTCTGCCATAGTTAAGGTCAAGATAGTTTCTATAGTTCAAGGAATGCAACCAAAGAGCCACAGATCCATATCTTCGCTCAGCAGAGCCTATATGAGAATATATATACTTCAATTTAAATGCTTCAGCTTCTTCCTTGTATGCTTCCATCGACACTTCCTCATGACTATCTTCAAATTGTGTGTTGTTATAAGCCGTGAAGAAGCATTCATCCAAGTAAAGTCCTACTTCTGGCGCCATTGGTACAGTAATATTCACATCTCTGATaacaatatttcaaaatttggaATCAACACTAAAAGCTTAAAAccattaaaaagaaacaagaagcTTACTTGCTGAAAGCAGTATTGATAAGTGACTCAGGAGCGCAGTTCCTCATGATAGCAACAGCAAGACCCATCATCTTCCGAATCTGATGAAGCATGAAGCTTTGTCCCAAGACTTCACACTTGATAAAGTCAATCCCATCAAGACTAATAACAGTGTTTGCAGTGAAGGAGATGATGGAACGATTCGCAGCCGGATCATCAGCCTTTATCCTTGtagtaaaattatgaaaattatacGACCCAACATAATAACTCAGTATCCTATTAAAcctctccttctcctcctctccATAACAAAACTTACTCAATGCACAAGAGTTGTTCGACGTAATGTCTGACCGAACATCCAATGATTTAGACTCAAAGTGATCACCTTTTAACTTGCCCACAACACCAGTGATCTTGTTCTTACGCCCTCTCTCAGAACACTCGAAACACTTAACATACTCCTCACCCGAACCCAAACTAGCCATCACGGCTTCTCTATCACGATGCGTTAACGGATCAAGAGCAAACACAGGGAGCAGATACACATACCTCCTCCGATCACAGAACTTCTTGGAGCTAAACTTCTCAGGAACACGCTTATAACCAAAAACCCTAATCTGATCAGGGAGATTAGCGTTGAGCCGATCCACGAACCCAGGTGGGTCAACGAGGAATCGTCCGGAAACGACTTGTCCCACGGCGCTCACTCCTTTATCAGTCCGCGCGCACCGCGTGAAGTCGTATTGCTTCGGCTTGCCACGATCGGTCTCTGTTACAGCTCCGGCGCGAAACAGAGCTTCTTCGAGCTCGCCTTCGATGGTTTTCGCGCCGGGGTTCCTTTGCATCCCTAGATAACCTACGCCGCAAAACGCTAAGATTATAGCGACTTTTCTCCGTTCGTCTCCGCCGCCGGAGAAGTCTGTAACGTCGCCGGCGGTGATGGTGGTTGACATTTTGAGCTTCTAATGGTTCTTGGCTCTCGATCGGGATCCAAAGTCTATATCTTTAGTGACGAGAAGCCACCCACCGAACGCCTCCATGGTCAAAACCCTAGACGACGACGACCGTGGACAAGAAGATGGCTACGACGCCGTTTAATCTCAAACCCCTTTAATTGGGCCTTTAATTTTAGTTTAGATATGAGCTTCATCGCTAAAGCCCAAAAACATTACTGAATCCGAGGTTATTACGACGCCGTTTTCTCTTAAACCCTTTAACTGGGCCTGTTGGGCCTATGATTTTTCATTTAGATATTTAGTTACAGGCCTACTACAGCTGGAAGGAGATTTGAAACTAAAAAGGACACGTTTATAcagcaaaataataaaataaaaaacctaaaaagacaTATACTTGTCTTGCTCTGGTAATAATGATCATTTCGCTGTCTGTACTCTTTTAATCTTGTAGAAACTCTCTAAACAAGCTTGCCGACTCCTTCTTTCATTCAGATGAGCAGCGACGGAGGAGGATCTCGTCGCATCAGATGGCTGCTAGGTTTCGGCTTCTTCGTTCAAGGATTCAGAGGCTTCCCATGGCTCGGAGCCAATTTCTTCCTCACCGACGAGCTCCGCGTCAATCCTTCAGTGTTGCAGCTTCTCCAGAACTCCGCTAATCTCCCAATGGTCGCTAAACCGATATACGGCGTCGTTTCAGACGCTGTCTACTTCTTTGGCCAGCACCGTGTCCCttattagggataaatgtcccacatcggatattggaagggattcttagcaatatataagatggatgagtcactccacttagcaccaattggttttaggttggaagcccatctagcttaacatggtatcagagcccgatcCACGCAGTCCAATCCGATCCATTATCGATCCAGCCCAAAGTTGGCCCATCGATCTTTGCCCGAACATTCCGAGATTGACGctcaaagagccatcatctcgaggaggcgtattagggataaatgtcccacatcggatattggaagggattcttagcaatatataagatggatgagtcactccacttagcaccaattggttttaggttggaagcccatctagcttaacatcCCTTACATCGCTTTTGGAGGTAAATGAAAAATACTATTCAACCCGATTCTTTAAACGGTGTCGTTTTATGTTTTCCTCTGTTTTGCAGCGTTGCTACAAGCAGTCTCGTGGCTTGCGATAGCTTTCTTGGCGAGATCAAACGTGTCGATATTAGCGTTATCGCTCTATCTTCTCCTTAGTAACCTCGGCGCTTCGGTTGTAGAAGTAGCTAACGATGCTATCGTCGCGGAGGCAGGAAAGCAAAAGAGCGCTTCTTCAGGTGAGCTGCCTTCGTTTGTTTGGATGGCGTCTTCTCTCGGTGGGATCCTTGGGAACCTCTTAGGTGGAATCGCTATCAAAACGTTTTCCTCTCAGTCGACGTTTTTAGTGTTCGGCCTGTTAGCTCTTCTTCAGTTCTTGGTAACTATAACCATCAGAGAAAAGTCTTTAAACCTTCCGGAGAATCATTCTCCTTCTGGTGGTGGTGGTATCAAGAGCCATGTCTCTGACCTTTCGCGCGTGCTGAGGAAGCCGGAGATCTCTTACTCTATAGCGTGGATGGCGTTGTCCACCGCTTTGGTTCCTGTTCTTACAGGGACTATGTTCTTTTACCAGACAAAGATCTTAAACATCGACGCGTCATTGTTAGGAATATCCAAGGTTGTTGGTCAGGTTGCTATGCTACTATGGGGCGTTGTTTACAACCGTTGGCTTAAAACCACCTCCCCGAGGAAGCTGATCGCAGCCATTCAAGGAACTATAGCTGTCTTCGTGGTATCCGACCTCTTGTTCGTGAGAGGAGTGTACAGAGACTTGGGAGTGGCGGACTCTGTCTACGTGCTCTTCGTTTCGGGGATCTTGGAGACTTTGTTTTATTTCAAGAACCTGCCGTTCACGGTGTTGATGACGAGGCTTTGTCCTCGCGGGTGCGAAGGGTCTCTCATGGCGTTTGTCATGTCGGCCATTGCGCTCGCGTTTATTGTCAGCGGGTATCTTGGGATCGTTCTCGCGTCGTTTGTGGAAGTGACGGTTGATGATCACTCGGGGTTTGCTGGTGGATTGGCGGTAGAAGCGGTATGCGTTGTGGTTCCGCTGGTGTTCACCTCGTGGATATACGATGAGAAGGAGGGAGCAGAGGAGAAGAGTAAAAAGAAAGAAtgagttttaattaaaaacttttatttgtACATGTTTGTGACATTTCTTATTGTGTTTTCTTTGATTTCGCTTCACACATATCAAAGATCTTGTCCATCATGGCAGTAGAAGTGTACTTTGTATGTTTACTGGTTTTCTTGATTGTTTAACGATCGTTTTTTAACATCTATTAGAGACAAATCATATAAGGTTGAGAATGTAATGCTTTTCCTGTTGGAAAATGTCATAATGtgattttcttttgaataaatTCGAACCCGAATCGAtccaaaaccgaaccgataatTTATAAATACTTATTGGATCCAAAATTTTTTACCGTAAGAACCGGTACCGAAAAAAATCGACCCAAATCCGAAGAGAATCGACTTGGATTGATTTGACGATTCATATCCGAAACATGATATCCAAAACTATGAGTTTTGTTtcctattttctatattttactttatgatctagttaaaataatttgttgttaaaatttattattattatttttgtaatattttgaagtaatatgaaaatttaaatataaactttagagcttaaaaatattttgttttaattattaataatttattttatgttattttgtaaaatttcgATATGTTATATATGACAAATTTTGACTAAATTTGATAGagtttagatattttatatttttttcatgttcTAAACATCCAAATCCGATCTAGACCCAAAAATTATGAGCATTTTTAGGTATTTCAGTTATATATTCGAACCGATCCGGATTCAAAAAGAACCGActcgaatccgaactaaaaatttACAAGTACCTATTAAATCTAAATGTTTAGACCCGAGTGAGCGGATCCGAGAGGAACCGGCCCAAAGAAAACCTGAAAGCCAATGCTTAATATGTAAAGTGCACCATATTTATAGAACCGGCAAAACTCAAAATCCACGAGCTCCGAACCGAATCAAACCAAATTAAACCGAACACGCACCATTCTCTCAGACCATTGATCAGACAAGTTTGTAGATTTTGTCACTTAGGAAGAAAACAGAGAAAGGACAACAACCGCTGCTCACAAGAGTATGAAACTTTCAAAATCATTCTTCTTCAGGTATGTGTATAGTCTTTGCTTCGTGTTACTTACGCGTTTCATAATGAAAGTTatatgatcttaattcttaaGTAATCTCTCAGGAGTCAACGCGTGTCTAGAATTTTCTAATCAGAGGACGAATGAGAGGAAACTCAAACATCGTCAATTTATGGAAACGGAGGCGAAAAGTTTACATCTTTCTCAGTGAGATAGATTCTCCACTCCAAAAAGATTCAACCTTTTTCTGGAAGACGGTATTGTATTCTGCAATTGGCTCATCATCTGTCTGTTAATAATCCTCTCCGCGGAATCGAATCGTCTCAACTTTGGTTTTGCTCCGTTTGTTACTTTGTTTCCTCTTCAATCTTCATTTTCACctttttagaaagttttatgTTTTGTGTGTTTGCGGCCAAAAACTGTTTTGACTTTTGATTCTGATTCGTTTTTAGCTGTTCGATCACTCACGCTTTCTCTCTAAtggctatatatatatgcagGAGGATTGTTTGTTTAAAGGGACTTTGTAGAAGCACATCATCTGCTTTCTCGTCCTCTTCGGTATTTGATCTTCCTTTTGTTCTTTAAATCTAGAGGTTTTTGCTTTGTGAGTCTTTTATATAATGAATGAATCATTCTTAGTTTTTGCTATTGTTGCATTTATCCCTTCCTGATGCAAAAATATGGTGTCTTTGCAGGCaaattattaaactttgaaCTCATTTCTCAGACATGGGTTACTATAACAATGTAAGTGCccctttttgttttctttcttgttaTATAGCAAGTTCCATCTCTCGTTGATTTATTTAAAAGCATGTTTACTTTGAATTGCAGGTCTTTGATGGATGCAATGACCAAACTGATATCGGTATGTTCTTAATCACCAATGATTCAATATAGGATTGAGCCTTGTCCATGAGTGTACTTATAGAACGTCTCTTGCTTCTCTATATTTTATCAGGTGCGGTTATGCGTAATGGAAGGGAAGTCATTCTCCAGGTAAGCTTTGCAGTGGCTCATCCTCTTAAGTAAACGTTCAATCTTTTTGGTTTGGATCCTAAGAGAAACTCTGTTTCAAGGCATATAACTGGGAGTCTCACAAACACAACTGGTACAAAAACTTGGACTCAAAAGTTCCAGACATCTCAAAATCTGGCTTCACTTCAGCATGGCTCCCACCACCATCTCAGTCTCTCGCACCAGAAGGTTACCTTCCACAGGACCTTTACTCGCTAAACTCAGCATACGGCTCCGAGCACCTCTTGAAATCCTTGCTTGGCAAGATGAAACTGTACAAAGTCAGAGCTATGGCTGATATAGTCATCAACCATCGCATTGGCACTACGAGAGGACACGGTGGAATGTATAACCGCTACGATGGGAGCTCGCTACCGTGGGATGAACACGCTGTTACTTCGTGTACAGGAGGAAAAGTGAGTGATGATATGATTCATCTTTCACATGTTTCTTTTGAACAATCATTAGAgctttttttaaagaaaacgtTTTTTTTGTTAGGGGAATCGAAGCACGGGAGATAATTTCAATGGAGTTCCGAATGTTGATCATACACAACACTTTGTTAGGAAAGATATTATCGGTTGGCTTCGTTGGTTGCGTAACACTGTGGGGTATCAGGACTTTCGTTTTGACTTTGCTAGAGGGTAAGAAGGTGTTTTGGTtatcttgtttgtttgttgtgtggaggagttttttttaatatgtgaaaCTGTGTGTAGCTATTCAGCTCAGTATGTGAAGGAATACATAGGAGCAGCGAAACCGTTGTTCTCAGTTGGTGAATGTTGGGATTCTTGTAACTACAATGGTCATGGTCTTGACTATAATCAAGGTTTCAtaacttttcttctttcttattATACCGTTTTAAATGTTTTCACAAGTGGTTTCAATCATACAACTCTGTTTTtaccagtgttctaaaaatcggtctaggagCCTAAACGAAACATTTTTTCTTGAACCATATTTAAAGTTGGTTTAGGTGTTTTAAAAAATCGGTCTAAACTGTCGAATCGGGCCTAAACGAAACAATTTTTCTTGAACCATTTATAAAGTTGGTTtaagtgttctaaaaatcggtctatgCCTAATCAATAATCCCTTCTAAAACGTCTAATTAACATTTGTCTTTACTATTGTTGAAATgataaaactgtttttttattcCTTCTTTGTAGATAGCCATAGACAGCGTATAATCAATTGGATTGATGCCACGGGACAGCGTTCAGCGGCATTTGACTTCACGACTAAAGGAATCCTGCAGGTATATATGCATATTGTTCGTTTCAGCTCCTTGTGTATATGATTCATAGTTTCTTCAATTTATTGAATCTCACATGTTATTTGATGATATACTATAGGAAGCTGTGATGGGTCAGTATTGGCGTTTACGTGATGCACAAGGGAAGCCACCGGGAGTGATGGGATGGTGGCCTTCAAGAGCTGTCACCTTCCTTGATAACCATGACACTGGTTCTACTCAGGTTGtcacataaaaaatattttatgcacTTCGGTTTATAAACAGAGTCCACATGTTTGcttactttgttttttttggttgcTCTCATAGGCTCACTGGCCTTTCCCTTCACACCATATTATGGaggtaaacaaaaaaataatcacttccttgcgtttcaagttttctgtaatcaaaataatgaaataaagATGTGTGTTTGTAGGGTTATGCATATATACTTACTCATCCAGGCATCCCATGTGTGTTCTATGATCACTTCTATGATTGGGGAAGCTCGATTCATGACCAGATTGTCAAACTTGTATGTTTTTTTCACTTAAATCTCTCTGGTTAATGTTTAGTACCACGAGCTGATATTTTCATTCTGTTGTTTCCTTATTGTTCATTTGACAGATTGACGTTAGGAGGCGACAAGATATCCATAGTAGGTCAACGATCCGTATTTTGGAAGCAAAGTCTAACTTATACGCAGCCATTGTTGGTGAGAAACTGTGCATGAAGCTTGGAGACGCCTCTTGGTGTCCTTCTGGTAGAGAATGGACTCTAGCAACAAGTGGCCATCGCTATGCCGTCTGGCACAAGTAAAATCTTGTTGTGCACCTCTTTTACTTTTAAACCTTCCTCTTGGTCTCGAAGGTTCTGGCTTTCAGAGTCCATAGATATAATTCACTTTCTATCCTGTATCTAACTATAAATAATGTGATGTCCACCACTTGCGTCTTCATGACGCCATATGTTACAAGTTATCTACATGTTCAATTTATAAAGTGAGCACTATTTGTCGTTTGACTTGTGTTGTATTTTAAAAGATTAAGTATCCAGTTTGCAAgataaaaacccaaaaaaatattgaaaaagtaCATGCTGATTGAAATTGCAAGGGTATATTAGTAGGATAAACAATTACTTACATAGCTAATTATATGGGCAAAAGACTCGAAACCATATAGATGTGTATATTCCTTCcaaaagatattttttaaaaaatataaggaAGTGCAAAAAATTAATGCGCGAGTTATTGGTGGCCATTAGAGTGAGACTAGAGGAGCAGAGAAAACTTATAAAGCAGTTGatgtgtatattatatattcataGGAGTTCATGATTCTTATTTTGAAACTTTAACAACAAAAGCCCTATACCCTTTTTTGCCTTGCAGCATATCATGTCTTATCGTTTGAGGTTTGACCCAACACACAGTCTTTTccaacttatttttttgtatattggaCTAGTTTTGTATGTTGTTTCAATcgtgtatatttatattttcaaaacttgGGAACTGCATAAAGAACAAAATCGATTCAATCATGAACACCATTCTGGCTTCACGTGACATGCAGGATTAAAAGATCTTATACtaatttttcttcttatttgttTAATGGTTATGGACTATAGAGCTACAAGGCTTATTACTACTTTGATAAAGCAGATATATGAAATGGTATGAGAAATTAAGCAGTTGTTAACCGGAGAAAAcgatgttgatgatgatgagcaTGTGATAGAGCGAGAAGGTCCCGTCTGTAAACAGTCCCATCATGCAGCTAACGTCTAAATGATATAGACCCCATAACTTTTGCTGTATAAAGAGAATGTCCCGAAGATGGTGTACaaaagaaaactttctaaaagcAAACCAAAGAAGTGTTGAAGATTCAGCTTctttcttttgtatatatatagttcGTATAATTACAATGATTTTATTAGTGACTAGGCAACAAGATATTACAAACGTATACGACTTGCATTCCTCAAAGAAATGAATGAAATCCAACTAAATCAACATGTCATTATTATCTACTGAATTGTGGTATAATGTATGATGGTTCGGTTCTGTGATTTAAAAATGTAGATTGAAAGTTAGTAAGATGTGGGGATTTAATGGAGAGTCCTGTTTGGGTGGAGTGGTAGATTTTGAGGCAATAAATAGTGGGGAAAATTATGAGTTGTTGCAGTTAATGCACGCAAGGCATGCAATGTTTACTCATCCATACTTCtaataaaaagttaattttattgGAGTGTGTTCCGTTTATTGAGAAAATACTGTAACCAGTGaataaaataagaagaaaacaagATTTCAAAACAAATTGTCACAAGGAATAAATGAGAAACTTTGCAGGTTGTGGGAGTGATGAGTGCGACATATCAAACGACAGAAGGGAAAATATGATCttataataaattatgaaatgatgtcattttaattgtatttttttcgtCATTTGAAGTAAGAAAacgttgttcaaaaaaaaaaaaaagaaaacaaacaggGATGGACCTTATTCTTCCATACTTAGTTTATGGAGTAATCAGCGTATTATGATTAATTACTAGGTTAAAAGGAACTTATCTTATTTCTAAAATCTGTGGAAGTATTTAGATGAGCCTAGGATTCTGCAATCCACTCCATGGTGGAGTAGTAAATGGACCCATCAGTTGGAAGTTGCCTCGCACAGAAGTCAGAGCTTTGTTAATCTTACATGATTCTCATATCTCAAGAATATAATACGAGTACTTTAAAACAATTACTTCTCTTTTgtatttcttaattttaaagttTCCATATATACATGGTATAaagtataaacaaaaaaatttgtataaattcaaaatgttttgaaaatcaCAAGAAGCTAAActctctttatctctctctttttattgGCTTCCTATTAATTTGGTATGGGTCGTAATATGTCCAAGTTCGGATGAGAGTTGGGAAGAAAAAAATACCAAGCTTGTAGGTCGGACCATTGATCGAATCAAACAACTCCAATCATcgaaattttatcaaaatttattcaaTGATTGTTATGGACGCACGCAACTACCCTATTAATATCGGGACTCAAATGAGTTGAAGAGTTATTAAACGTGGACTCTCGTTGACAATTTTGTGTGTTCTACAACAAGGTTGTGACTCGTGATTCTAAATTTGCTTGTAACATTTGACTATCTTCTTTACGATTATAATTTTGTTATCCAGTTTGTAACttcttaattatattttgtcagTTCAGTAgcattataaattaataaccaTAGTGAGCTAGAAAGTGTGGTGCCGTTTAACTTGTGGTCCGGACAAAAAGtataaaaaggaagaagaaaacgaACGGTAGGTCGTATGCATAAAAGAGAACCCCGTTGAGTTTCTTttgtcattaaaaaaaaagagagagaaacaaccaaaagaaaagtaaaacaaaaatccATAGAAATTTCTTTAACTTATAGTAGTATTAGGTTTCTGTTTTCATGATATCTTCTTCGTTTATAGCATCTCTCTCTCCCTTCACTGTTTTTCTGTTCATAGTTGTTAGATCTTATGTCTTTTCGTATCTGAATCTTTAAACTGATCTCCTCACCTTTGATTAAACCCATCCATATCGTTTCCAGCTTTCGAGACGTTTGTTGTTCGATCTTCTCCGTAGCTTTGTGACAACAGATTCTAGggtttggtttctttttttttccttaataaatatttatcagTTCATAAATTTCTTGCTATACAACAATTCTACATACACTATCACTAACAGCGAACCATCTGCTCCTTTCTCTACCTCATAAATACTCTCTCACTATTGTTCTATCGCCCTAGGTTTTCGCTTTATCTTTTGTTCTCTACTTTTATATTGAAACACCTTTTGCTCCTTGCCGTATATAAAAGGTAAAGTTTGGATCGTTAACCTTTTTGATCATGTGGGTTTGACAAAAGAATTTCTTACAGAGTTCTTTGGCATTCTGTCCACCTCCTTTCTGAATATATTTGTGTATAAGTGTACGCAACTACGTTGTGTTTTGTGTGAGGAGGTGGGCATACTGCCAATAGAGATCTGTTAGGGTTTCTTTGTAAAACCCCTCATGATTTCATGTATTGAAGATAGTACATTGGCTCATGGTAATCAAGATCTCTAAGATCTGAGTTTGAAGAAAAACGGTATTATCTCGAATTCACTTAACCTTATTATATGTGATCGTTACTTCTTGTATTCTATAAAGTCAATTTACACATTTCCTGTCTCTTTTGATTTGATTGATTTCTcagaagtttttttattttttgctttcCTTGGTCCTTGAGTCTCTAATCTTTTGTTGGGTTTGTAAAATTTATCACGTTCATCACCTGATTGTTGGAAACTCTACATCTCATAAATTCTTAATGGCGGTGACCGGTGTGAGGTTAATTTGGGAGTAGTGGTGGCGTTGGAGACGTTTACATCATCCAGGAAAAGgtaaaatcattaaaaagagGACCCATTACTCGATTTGAGATAATATGAGAATATTGTTGTGATGGAAAAGGAGAATTTGTTCtacctttttatgtttttgaagcCCACACAATGTTATTATGATGTCTTGTTTTCTTGAAGTTGGAATTTATATTTAACTGGTAACTTGTGTTTATATGTAAAATTGCATGTTCCTATGTTGTGTGTGATGATAATGTTTAATCTGTTAGCATGGTTGGAGTAAAATCAAGTTCAAACTTAAAATAGCTATTGTTGTTTTTTCTGTAAGTTGGAATGTATGTATATGTAAAGTCATAGGTTTCTATATTATGTggtgataatatatattgaatctTAACATTCTGATGAGTAGTTTACGAGGTATTTAGGCTCTGCGATATTGTAGTCTTTTAATTGTTTTGATAAAAAGGTTTTTGTTGCTAATCCAAAATAGATTGTCTTTATACTTTGTTATTTCTCCTTGCATTGTACTTATAAACTTATAAAACGAAAACGAGTCGAAAATCCTATAAATTTATCTCCttaatggattttttttttattaattaggtTTTAGATGGTTCGAAACTGTTTTGCAATTATCCATGGCATCAGATTAACCAAGAAGCTAGCTGTTTTAATGAAGGATGAGGTGAAATCAACCAAATGATccgagttatatatatatatatattatatatattacatggtgttttatttctgtttttttttttggatctttACGCAGGCAAACTAACCTATGGATGGTAATACGACTTTACGTGACTGAGTAGACATGTATAATGCACGACGTCTTCGATGTGCCTACGGTTCTACAGATTAAATAaggaatatattttatttatttatatacttaaaccattaatttagtaatactattgaaaataataaatgaaaaatttacAGTTCAGCTAAACTTTTCCCTAGTAGCCTCATCATTGGAACTGTGTC belongs to Brassica rapa cultivar Chiifu-401-42 chromosome A07, CAAS_Brap_v3.01, whole genome shotgun sequence and includes:
- the LOC103832059 gene encoding tRNA pseudouridine synthase 1 gives rise to the protein MSTTITAGDVTDFSGGGDERRKVAIILAFCGVGYLGMQRNPGAKTIEGELEEALFRAGAVTETDRGKPKQYDFTRCARTDKGVSAVGQVVSGRFLVDPPGFVDRLNANLPDQIRVFGYKRVPEKFSSKKFCDRRRYVYLLPVFALDPLTHRDREAVMASLGSGEEYVKCFECSERGRKNKITGVVGKLKGDHFESKSLDVRSDITSNNSCALSKFCYGEEEKERFNRILSYYVGSYNFHNFTTRIKADDPAANRSIISFTANTVISLDGIDFIKCEVLGQSFMLHQIRKMMGLAVAIMRNCAPESLINTAFSKDVNITVPMAPEVGLYLDECFFTAYNNTQFEDSHEEVSMEAYKEEAEAFKLKYIYSHIGSAERRYGSVALWLHSLNYRNYLDLNYGRNGHNTEPVLVYKTVGETQETTKPEQNDENSQVKTSKDTMTVVA
- the LOC103832060 gene encoding probable folate-biopterin transporter 7; its protein translation is MSSDGGGSRRIRWLLGFGFFVQGFRGFPWLGANFFLTDELRVNPSVLQLLQNSANLPMVAKPIYGVVSDAVYFFGQHRVPYIAFGALLQAVSWLAIAFLARSNVSILALSLYLLLSNLGASVVEVANDAIVAEAGKQKSASSGELPSFVWMASSLGGILGNLLGGIAIKTFSSQSTFLVFGLLALLQFLVTITIREKSLNLPENHSPSGGGGIKSHVSDLSRVLRKPEISYSIAWMALSTALVPVLTGTMFFYQTKILNIDASLLGISKVVGQVAMLLWGVVYNRWLKTTSPRKLIAAIQGTIAVFVVSDLLFVRGVYRDLGVADSVYVLFVSGILETLFYFKNLPFTVLMTRLCPRGCEGSLMAFVMSAIALAFIVSGYLGIVLASFVEVTVDDHSGFAGGLAVEAVCVVVPLVFTSWIYDEKEGAEEKSKKKE
- the LOC103832061 gene encoding probable alpha-amylase 2, with protein sequence MGYYNNVFDGCNDQTDIGAVMRNGREVILQAYNWESHKHNWYKNLDSKVPDISKSGFTSAWLPPPSQSLAPEGYLPQDLYSLNSAYGSEHLLKSLLGKMKLYKVRAMADIVINHRIGTTRGHGGMYNRYDGSSLPWDEHAVTSCTGGKGNRSTGDNFNGVPNVDHTQHFVRKDIIGWLRWLRNTVGYQDFRFDFARGYSAQYVKEYIGAAKPLFSVGECWDSCNYNGHGLDYNQDSHRQRIINWIDATGQRSAAFDFTTKGILQEAVMGQYWRLRDAQGKPPGVMGWWPSRAVTFLDNHDTGSTQAHWPFPSHHIMEGYAYILTHPGIPCVFYDHFYDWGSSIHDQIVKLIDVRRRQDIHSRSTIRILEAKSNLYAAIVGEKLCMKLGDASWCPSGREWTLATSGHRYAVWHK